From Sphingomonas nostoxanthinifaciens, a single genomic window includes:
- a CDS encoding XrtV sorting system accessory protein: protein METVYDWVTVAIFAGLIVLFLQRSSGEGEPQDSIWQYLGASIGCAVANWLGNNAVKNGAASGTPDYVEHIAAVVVLGATVAYIWLYLKPFKRA from the coding sequence GTGGAAACAGTTTATGATTGGGTGACGGTCGCGATCTTCGCGGGCCTTATCGTGCTGTTTCTGCAGCGTTCGTCGGGCGAGGGCGAGCCGCAGGACAGCATCTGGCAATATCTCGGCGCCTCGATCGGCTGCGCCGTCGCCAACTGGCTGGGCAACAATGCGGTCAAGAACGGCGCCGCATCGGGCACGCCTGACTATGTCGAGCATATCGCCGCCGTGGTCGTGCTGGGCGCGACCGTCGCCTATATCTGGCTCTATCTGAAGCCGTTCAAGCGCGCGTGA
- the kynU gene encoding kynureninase — protein MTTLDEARDWDATDPLRKFRARFALPDGIIYLDGNSLGALPHATAARLGDAVAREWGEGLIRSWNDAGWAEAPRRVGAKIARLIGAAEDEVVVADSTSVNLYKLLMAAAADRDGAIVVEADGFPTDAYVARAVATQLSRPFRVIPAADLAGAFTDDVSAAVVTHVDYRTAARHDLAALTGAARAQGARIVWDLSHSVGAVPLDLGRDGVELAVGCGYKYLNGGPGAPAFLYVARHLQARLASPIAGWWGHAAPFDFTADFRPSIDIGRFQAGTPPVLGLLALEIGVDLMLEADRHAIWAKACRLYDLFAERLRACCPGLALIGPTDAGQRGSHAAFRHPHAVEIVRAAIAKGVIGDFRTPDIARFGLTPLTLRYEDIWQAVEILGETIASEAWRDERFARGGVVT, from the coding sequence ATGACGACGCTCGACGAGGCACGCGACTGGGACGCGACCGATCCGCTCCGCAAATTCCGCGCGCGCTTCGCATTGCCCGACGGCATCATCTATCTCGACGGCAATTCGCTTGGAGCGCTGCCCCACGCCACCGCCGCACGCCTGGGCGACGCGGTCGCGCGCGAATGGGGCGAGGGTCTGATCCGCAGCTGGAACGATGCCGGCTGGGCCGAGGCGCCGCGACGGGTTGGCGCGAAGATCGCGCGGCTGATCGGCGCGGCCGAGGACGAGGTAGTCGTGGCGGACTCGACCTCGGTCAATCTCTACAAGCTGCTGATGGCCGCCGCGGCCGATCGCGATGGAGCGATCGTGGTCGAGGCGGACGGCTTCCCCACCGACGCCTATGTCGCCCGCGCCGTCGCCACGCAGCTCAGCCGCCCGTTTCGGGTCATACCCGCCGCCGATCTGGCCGGCGCGTTTACGGACGACGTATCGGCGGCGGTCGTCACCCATGTCGATTACCGCACCGCCGCGCGCCACGATCTGGCCGCGCTCACGGGCGCAGCGCGCGCACAGGGTGCGCGGATCGTCTGGGATCTTAGCCATAGCGTCGGAGCAGTGCCGCTCGATCTGGGTCGCGACGGAGTCGAGCTGGCGGTCGGCTGCGGTTATAAATATCTCAATGGCGGCCCCGGCGCGCCGGCCTTCCTCTACGTCGCGCGCCATCTGCAGGCGCGCTTGGCCTCGCCCATCGCCGGCTGGTGGGGCCATGCCGCACCGTTCGACTTTACCGCCGACTTCAGACCGTCGATCGATATCGGTCGCTTCCAGGCAGGCACGCCGCCGGTTCTCGGGCTGTTGGCACTGGAAATCGGGGTCGATCTGATGCTGGAGGCCGACCGGCACGCAATCTGGGCGAAGGCATGCCGGCTCTACGACCTGTTCGCCGAGCGACTACGCGCGTGCTGCCCCGGCCTCGCCCTGATCGGTCCGACCGATGCGGGGCAACGCGGCAGCCACGCCGCCTTTCGTCATCCGCACGCCGTCGAAATCGTGCGCGCGGCGATCGCAAAGGGTGTGATCGGCGACTTCCGAACGCCCGATATTGCCCGTTTCGGACTTACCCCGCTTACGCTTCGTTATGAGGATATATGGCAGGCCGTTGAAATCCTTGGCGAGACGATCGCCAGCGAGGCGTGGCGCGACGAGCGCTTCGCGCGGGGCGGCGTGGTCACATGA
- a CDS encoding APC family permease → MAGARTVAVEEQGRDHGLVRGIGIFGMAAAITNEVIGSGVYRLPASMAAAAGAAAPLAYVACLIAMGAIVLCFAEAGSRVPTSGGPYGYVEAAFGPLAGFVAGVLVWLSALLACGGVAAAVADILGAAVPALSDALPRGLFIVALLGGMAWVNIRGADTAARFIGVTTLIKLVPLGLFLIVGGIALASGHGATTAVTAPPVTTIDRAALLAFFALSGMETPLSASGEVRDPARNVPRALLLAMGGIGLLYIGVQIVADGLLGAGLAASKTPLADAMGTIGAGWRVPLLAGAFLSMLFWIGSDLLGAPRVLFALSRDRLLPAAFGRLHPRWHTPHVAILFHAGLAILLALSGTYEALAILSTLTIAPLYFGACASAWVLRRRDVAVMGEALRLPALPVVALVGMASTIALVAFGRLAEVAALAGVLAGSALIYAIMRRR, encoded by the coding sequence ATGGCGGGTGCGCGGACGGTCGCGGTCGAGGAGCAGGGGCGCGATCACGGGCTGGTCCGCGGCATCGGCATATTCGGCATGGCCGCGGCGATCACCAACGAGGTGATCGGATCGGGCGTCTACCGCCTGCCGGCGTCGATGGCGGCGGCGGCGGGTGCCGCGGCGCCGCTGGCCTATGTCGCCTGCCTGATCGCGATGGGCGCGATCGTGCTGTGTTTCGCCGAGGCGGGCAGCCGCGTGCCGACCAGCGGCGGCCCCTATGGCTATGTCGAGGCGGCGTTCGGGCCGCTGGCCGGCTTCGTCGCGGGCGTGCTCGTCTGGCTGTCGGCCCTGCTCGCCTGCGGCGGAGTCGCCGCAGCGGTGGCCGACATCCTAGGCGCTGCCGTGCCCGCGCTCAGCGACGCGCTGCCGCGCGGCCTGTTCATCGTCGCATTGCTCGGCGGCATGGCGTGGGTGAACATTCGCGGTGCGGATACGGCGGCGCGCTTCATCGGCGTCACCACGCTCATCAAGCTGGTGCCGCTGGGCCTGTTCCTCATCGTTGGCGGCATCGCGCTGGCGAGCGGGCACGGCGCCACCACCGCCGTCACGGCGCCGCCGGTCACGACGATCGATCGTGCCGCATTGCTCGCCTTCTTCGCGCTGTCCGGAATGGAGACGCCGCTCTCGGCCTCGGGCGAGGTGCGCGATCCGGCGCGCAACGTGCCGCGCGCGCTGCTGCTGGCGATGGGCGGCATCGGCCTGCTCTATATCGGCGTGCAGATCGTGGCGGACGGACTGCTGGGGGCAGGACTGGCCGCCTCGAAGACACCGCTGGCGGATGCGATGGGGACGATCGGGGCGGGCTGGCGCGTGCCGTTGCTGGCGGGCGCATTCCTGTCGATGCTGTTCTGGATCGGCAGCGACCTGCTCGGCGCGCCGCGCGTGCTGTTCGCGCTCTCGCGCGATCGCCTGCTGCCTGCCGCGTTCGGGCGGCTGCACCCGCGTTGGCATACGCCGCACGTGGCGATCCTCTTCCACGCCGGGCTCGCCATCCTGCTCGCGCTCAGCGGCACTTACGAGGCGCTGGCGATCCTCTCGACGCTGACGATCGCGCCGCTCTACTTCGGCGCCTGCGCCTCGGCCTGGGTGCTGCGTCGGCGCGACGTGGCGGTCATGGGCGAGGCGTTGCGATTGCCGGCGCTGCCGGTTGTGGCGCTGGTCGGGATGGCGAGTACGATCGCATTGGTTGCCTTCGGACGCCTGGCTGAGGTCGCTGCGCTGGCCGGGGTATTGGCGGGCAGCGCGTTGATCTACGCGATCATGCGCCGCCGCTGA
- a CDS encoding alpha/beta hydrolase family protein codes for MMRRLGLALAAALMGGAAVAGTLTWADLTSRPRPTGAVRIAYGADPLQFADLWLPASKGPHPVVLMVHGGCWQTDIAEAKLMDWAAADLARRGIAVWNVEYRGVDRPGGGYPGTFHDVAAGADALRDAATRYGLRLDRVVAVGHSAGGHLALWLAARAGLPKNSVLRSSHPLPLHGVISLGGLPDLEAAAQPPGDTCGPDAVPRLVGAPGTARPDVYADTSPARLPQPAILLVAINGAVDRIAPPATAEAYTRRTGAPLRRIVVPAEGHVEEIAPGSKAWAAAVEAIETALR; via the coding sequence ATGATGCGACGACTTGGGCTTGCGCTGGCGGCCGCGCTGATGGGGGGAGCCGCGGTGGCGGGAACGCTGACCTGGGCCGATCTGACCAGCCGCCCGCGCCCGACCGGTGCGGTGCGGATCGCCTATGGCGCCGATCCGCTGCAGTTCGCCGATTTGTGGCTGCCCGCGTCGAAGGGGCCGCACCCGGTGGTGCTGATGGTGCATGGCGGCTGCTGGCAGACCGACATCGCCGAGGCGAAACTGATGGACTGGGCGGCGGCCGATCTCGCGCGGCGCGGCATTGCGGTGTGGAACGTCGAATATCGCGGGGTCGACCGGCCCGGTGGCGGTTATCCGGGCACCTTTCACGACGTGGCAGCCGGCGCGGATGCCTTGCGGGACGCGGCGACGCGTTATGGGTTGCGGCTCGATCGGGTGGTCGCGGTCGGCCACTCGGCCGGCGGCCATCTCGCGCTGTGGCTGGCGGCGCGCGCGGGACTGCCGAAGAATAGCGTGTTGCGATCGTCCCATCCGCTGCCGCTCCACGGGGTGATCAGCCTCGGCGGCCTGCCCGATCTCGAGGCTGCCGCCCAGCCGCCCGGCGATACATGCGGGCCCGACGCGGTGCCGCGGCTGGTCGGTGCGCCGGGTACGGCCCGGCCGGACGTCTATGCCGATACCTCGCCGGCGCGGCTGCCCCAGCCGGCGATCCTGCTGGTCGCGATCAACGGCGCGGTCGATCGCATCGCCCCACCCGCCACGGCCGAAGCCTATACCCGCCGCACCGGCGCGCCCCTCCGCCGTATCGTCGTGCCGGCCGAGGGGCATGTCGAAGAGATCGCGCCCGGCAGCAAGGCGTGGGCCGCGGCCGTCGAGGCGATCGAAACGGCGCTGCGCTAA
- the mfd gene encoding transcription-repair coupling factor, which produces MPDLGRILKAGEPLTLAGAPAGFLPWLMADLARAAKGRAVFIAPDESAMRGLADAARYFAPELETVTFPAWDCLPYDRASPSLRSTSERLAALHALQRKTDKPQLLVTTVNAATQRTLTPFRLRQLSATLAPGERIDRDALAELLQANGYVRVDTVHEAGDYAVRGGLVDLFPAGESLALRLDFFGDEIESLRQFNPEDQRTTAQIDGFTLLPASEALLDPEGIKRFRTRYREKFGANATGDPLYQALSEGRRLAGMEHWLPLIEERLATLFDHLASDDLIVRDAGADGAADGRFDSIEDYYQNRQRALKADPGSYRPLGPSELYLMSREWKTAIADRPIHLTTPFHEPDSERVIDFGVDGPRDFAPERAQNANVYEAVVEHCRALGRSKHKVVLASYSNGARDRLRGLLNDHGLDGAMLAEDWHDALGSAFKPGSVALAVLPLDHGFTTPDVALLTEQDMLGDRLVRRQRRRKSADAFLAELATLSPGDLVVHRDHGIGRYEGLMQIPVGKAPHDCVALSYSGGDKLYVPVENLEVLSRYGSEEGGTLDKLGGEAWQRRKSRMKERIREIAGELMATAAQRALRVADAAHTDSAYMAFADRFPYEETDDQDKAIGEALEDLAAGKPMDRLVVGDVGFGKTEVAMRAAFVATMAGMQVAVVCPTTLLARQHATNFAERMRGFPIEIGRMSRLVPAAEMKRTKEGLANGTIDIVVGTHAVLAKGVEFKQLGLVIVDEEQRFGVTHKERLKNLKADVHVLTLTATPIPRTLQMAMSGLRELSVIQTPPVDRLAVRTYVAPWDPVVIREALLREHYRGGQSFFVAPRVADLPDIEEFLRKEVPEVRFVVAHGQMPAGEIEGRMSAFYDKKFDVLLSTTIVESGLDIPSANTLIVHRADRFGLAQLYQLRGRVGRSKTRAYAYLTTPANRIVTETAEKRLHILQNLDSLGAGFQLASHDLDIRGAGNLLGDEQSGHIKEVGFELYQSMLEDAILEAKAGGIAEAARTKEFSPQITVDAPILIPDDYVIDLDLRMGLYRRMNELEDKGQIEAFAAEMIDRFGPLPEATQNLLTVIETKLNCRTACIAKMDVGPKGALVSFFENNFPDLPGLLAYVERLKGTAKLRPDSKLVITRAWETGEQQLHGALQLSKGLAKIIA; this is translated from the coding sequence ATGCCTGACCTGGGTCGCATCCTGAAGGCCGGCGAACCGCTTACCCTCGCCGGTGCGCCGGCGGGCTTCCTGCCGTGGCTGATGGCGGATCTCGCCCGGGCCGCGAAAGGCCGCGCGGTGTTCATCGCCCCCGACGAAAGCGCGATGCGTGGGCTGGCCGACGCCGCCCGTTACTTCGCACCCGAGCTGGAGACGGTCACCTTTCCCGCATGGGATTGTCTGCCCTACGACCGCGCCTCGCCGTCGCTGCGCAGCACCTCGGAACGATTGGCGGCGCTGCATGCGCTCCAGCGCAAGACCGACAAGCCGCAGCTGCTGGTCACCACGGTCAACGCCGCGACCCAGCGCACGCTGACGCCATTCCGCCTCCGCCAATTGTCCGCCACGCTCGCGCCCGGCGAGCGGATCGATCGCGACGCACTGGCCGAGCTGCTCCAGGCCAACGGCTACGTCCGCGTCGATACGGTGCACGAGGCGGGCGATTACGCCGTACGCGGCGGCTTGGTCGACCTGTTCCCGGCGGGCGAGAGCCTCGCGCTCCGGCTCGACTTCTTCGGCGACGAGATTGAGAGCCTGCGCCAGTTCAATCCCGAGGACCAGCGCACCACCGCCCAGATCGACGGCTTCACCTTGCTGCCCGCGTCGGAGGCTTTGCTCGATCCGGAGGGGATCAAGCGCTTCCGCACCCGCTATCGTGAGAAGTTCGGCGCCAACGCCACCGGCGATCCGCTCTACCAGGCGCTGTCGGAGGGCCGGCGCCTCGCCGGGATGGAACATTGGCTGCCGCTGATCGAGGAGCGGCTGGCGACCCTGTTCGATCACCTCGCGTCTGACGATCTGATCGTGCGCGATGCGGGTGCCGACGGCGCCGCCGATGGGCGCTTCGACAGCATCGAGGATTACTACCAGAACCGTCAGCGCGCGCTGAAGGCCGATCCGGGCAGCTATCGCCCGCTCGGGCCCAGCGAACTCTATCTGATGAGCCGCGAGTGGAAGACGGCGATCGCCGATCGCCCGATCCACCTGACCACCCCCTTTCACGAGCCCGACAGCGAGCGCGTGATCGACTTCGGCGTCGACGGCCCGCGCGATTTCGCGCCCGAGCGCGCGCAGAATGCCAACGTCTACGAGGCGGTGGTCGAGCATTGCCGCGCGCTCGGCCGATCCAAGCACAAGGTCGTGCTGGCGAGCTATTCCAACGGCGCGCGCGACCGCCTGCGCGGGCTGCTCAACGATCACGGGCTCGATGGCGCGATGCTGGCCGAGGACTGGCACGATGCGTTGGGCTCGGCGTTCAAGCCCGGCTCGGTCGCGCTGGCGGTGCTGCCGCTCGATCACGGCTTCACCACCCCCGACGTGGCGCTGCTGACCGAGCAGGACATGCTCGGCGATCGGCTGGTGCGGCGCCAGCGCCGCCGTAAATCGGCCGACGCCTTCCTCGCCGAGTTGGCGACGCTTTCACCCGGCGATCTCGTCGTCCACCGCGATCATGGCATCGGCCGCTACGAAGGACTGATGCAGATTCCGGTCGGCAAGGCGCCGCACGATTGCGTCGCCCTGTCCTACTCCGGCGGCGACAAGCTCTACGTGCCGGTCGAGAATCTCGAAGTGCTCTCGCGCTACGGCAGCGAGGAAGGCGGCACGCTCGACAAGCTCGGCGGCGAAGCATGGCAGCGGCGCAAGTCGCGCATGAAGGAGCGCATCCGCGAGATTGCGGGCGAGCTGATGGCGACCGCCGCCCAGCGCGCGCTTCGCGTCGCCGACGCCGCGCATACCGACAGCGCCTACATGGCCTTCGCCGACCGCTTCCCGTACGAAGAGACCGACGATCAGGACAAGGCGATCGGCGAGGCGCTCGAAGATCTCGCCGCGGGCAAGCCGATGGACCGGCTGGTCGTCGGCGACGTCGGCTTCGGCAAGACCGAGGTGGCGATGCGCGCCGCCTTCGTCGCGACGATGGCCGGCATGCAGGTCGCGGTCGTCTGCCCGACCACCCTGCTCGCCCGCCAGCACGCGACCAATTTCGCCGAGCGGATGCGCGGTTTTCCCATCGAGATCGGCCGCATGTCGCGCCTCGTCCCCGCCGCCGAGATGAAGCGCACCAAGGAGGGGCTGGCCAACGGCACGATCGATATCGTCGTCGGTACGCATGCGGTGCTGGCCAAGGGCGTCGAGTTCAAGCAGCTCGGCCTCGTCATCGTCGACGAGGAACAGCGCTTCGGCGTCACCCACAAGGAGCGGCTGAAGAACCTCAAGGCCGACGTCCACGTCCTCACCCTCACCGCGACGCCGATCCCGCGGACGCTGCAAATGGCGATGAGCGGCCTGCGCGAGCTGTCGGTGATCCAGACCCCGCCCGTCGACCGCCTCGCGGTGCGCACCTATGTGGCGCCGTGGGACCCGGTGGTGATCCGCGAGGCGTTGCTGCGCGAGCATTATCGCGGCGGCCAGAGCTTCTTCGTGGCGCCGCGCGTCGCCGACCTGCCCGACATCGAGGAGTTCCTGCGCAAGGAGGTGCCCGAGGTCCGCTTCGTCGTCGCCCACGGCCAGATGCCGGCCGGCGAGATCGAGGGACGGATGAGCGCCTTCTATGACAAGAAGTTCGACGTGCTGCTGTCGACCACGATCGTCGAGAGCGGGCTCGACATCCCGTCGGCCAACACGTTGATCGTGCACCGCGCCGACCGCTTCGGCCTCGCCCAGCTCTATCAGCTGCGCGGACGCGTCGGCCGCTCGAAGACGCGCGCTTATGCCTATCTCACTACGCCGGCGAACCGGATCGTGACCGAGACGGCGGAGAAGCGGCTGCACATCCTGCAGAATCTCGATTCGCTGGGGGCGGGCTTCCAGCTCGCCAGCCACGATCTCGATATTCGCGGCGCGGGCAATTTGCTCGGCGACGAGCAATCGGGGCATATTAAGGAGGTCGGCTTCGAACTCTACCAATCGATGCTGGAGGATGCGATCCTCGAGGCGAAGGCCGGCGGCATCGCCGAGGCGGCGCGCACCAAGGAATTCTCGCCGCAGATCACCGTCGACGCGCCGATCCTGATCCCCGACGATTATGTGATCGATCTCGATCTGCGCATGGGCCTCTATCGTCGGATGAACGAGCTGGAGGACAAGGGCCAGATCGAGGCGTTCGCGGCCGAGATGATCGACCGCTTCGGCCCGCTGCCCGAGGCGACGCAGAATCTGCTGACCGTGATCGAGACCAAGCTCAACTGCCGCACGGCGTGCATCGCCAAGATGGACGTCGGGCCGAAGGGCGCGCTCGTCAGCTTCTTCGAGAACAATTTCCCCGATCTGCCGGGGCTGCTGGCCTATGTCGAGCGGCTGAAGGGCACGGCCAAGCTCCGCCCTGACAGCAAGCTCGTCATCACCCGCGCGTGGGAGACGGGCGAGCAGCAGCTGCACGGCGCCTTGCAACTGTCCAAAGGGCTGGCAAAGATCATCGCGTGA
- a CDS encoding FAD assembly factor SdhE produces MEFPLDRTVRLKRLRFRAWHRGTKEADLMIGGFCDRFAEAWDEPELAWFEALLDEEDVEIMAWAIGTLPVPERWQGSLMQRMQQLDYIPVER; encoded by the coding sequence ATGGAGTTTCCTCTGGATCGCACCGTCCGCCTCAAGCGCCTGCGCTTCCGCGCCTGGCATCGCGGTACCAAGGAAGCCGATCTGATGATCGGCGGCTTCTGCGATCGCTTCGCCGAGGCGTGGGACGAGCCCGAGCTCGCCTGGTTCGAGGCGCTGCTCGACGAGGAGGATGTCGAGATCATGGCGTGGGCGATCGGAACCCTGCCCGTGCCCGAACGCTGGCAGGGATCGCTGATGCAGCGGATGCAGCAGCTCGATTATATTCCGGTGGAGCGGTAA
- the recG gene encoding ATP-dependent DNA helicase RecG, with product MRPDILNPLFAEVEVLKGIGPALAKPLARLGLKRVVDLLFHLPTGWIDRKAVDALDEADVGAVVTLAVTPTDYRLGGSARAPARVIAQDGAGNVVALVFFGGGSGYAKKLLPLGETCTVSGKLERYDQWLQIVHPEVMTRDEAAALPPREAVYPLSEGLSGKRLAALIAQAIERAPDLPEWIEPSLRARHQWPAWRDALVSLHADPADAKARERLAYDELFANQLALSLVRASARRRRGSPLVGDGRLRARLALPYTPTGAQTRTIAEIEGDLVQSAPMVRLLQGDVGAGKTLVALMALLIAVEAGAQGALLAPTEILARQHYDNLTRLLGPTGVSVAILTGRDKGRGREATLMGLADGSIDILVGTHAIFQEAVRYKRLGLAVVDEQHRFGVAQRMLLTQKAEKPPHLLAMTATPIPRTLTLSQYGEMDVSRLDELPPGRQPIETRVISEDRLGEVADGLARHLATGAQAYWVCPLVEESEVSDLAAAESRAAALRARLGDAVGLVHGRMKGPEKDAVMAAFAAGRLGLLVATTVIEVGVDVPNATLMVIEHADRFGLAQLHQLRGRVGRGEGRSVCVLLRGAMLGETARARLALLRESNDGFRIAEEDLRLRGSGEILGTRQSGEAAFRLANVEQTSAFIGAATDDARLLIDRDGGLEAPRGQAARTALYLFERDAAVGLLHSG from the coding sequence ATGCGGCCCGACATTCTCAATCCGCTGTTCGCCGAGGTGGAGGTGCTCAAGGGCATCGGCCCGGCACTGGCCAAGCCTTTGGCGCGGCTGGGGTTGAAGCGTGTCGTCGACCTGCTGTTCCACCTTCCGACCGGCTGGATCGACCGCAAGGCGGTCGATGCGCTGGACGAGGCCGACGTGGGCGCGGTGGTGACGCTCGCGGTCACGCCGACCGACTATCGCCTTGGTGGCAGCGCGCGCGCGCCGGCGCGCGTGATCGCGCAGGATGGCGCGGGCAATGTCGTCGCCCTCGTCTTCTTCGGCGGTGGTTCGGGCTATGCCAAGAAGCTGTTGCCGCTCGGCGAGACATGCACCGTGTCGGGCAAGCTCGAACGCTACGACCAGTGGTTGCAGATCGTCCATCCCGAGGTGATGACGCGCGACGAGGCCGCCGCTTTGCCGCCGCGCGAGGCGGTCTATCCTTTGTCCGAGGGGCTGTCGGGCAAGCGCCTCGCCGCGCTCATCGCGCAGGCGATCGAGCGTGCGCCCGATCTGCCCGAGTGGATCGAGCCGAGCCTGCGCGCACGCCATCAATGGCCCGCATGGCGCGACGCTTTGGTCAGCCTGCATGCCGATCCCGCCGACGCCAAGGCGCGGGAGCGGCTGGCTTATGACGAACTGTTCGCCAACCAGCTTGCGCTCAGCCTCGTCCGGGCATCGGCGCGGCGGCGGCGTGGATCGCCGCTCGTCGGCGACGGGCGACTCCGCGCGCGGCTGGCGCTGCCTTATACGCCGACCGGCGCGCAGACGCGCACCATCGCCGAGATCGAGGGCGATCTGGTGCAGTCCGCGCCGATGGTGCGGCTGCTGCAGGGCGATGTCGGGGCAGGCAAGACGCTGGTAGCGCTCATGGCGCTGCTGATCGCAGTCGAGGCGGGCGCGCAGGGCGCGTTGCTCGCCCCGACCGAGATCCTCGCGCGCCAGCATTACGACAATCTCACGCGGTTGCTGGGGCCGACGGGGGTCAGCGTCGCCATCCTCACCGGCCGCGACAAGGGCCGCGGCCGCGAGGCGACGTTGATGGGGCTCGCCGACGGATCGATCGACATCCTCGTCGGCACCCACGCCATCTTCCAGGAGGCGGTACGCTACAAGCGGCTCGGGCTGGCGGTGGTGGACGAGCAGCACCGCTTCGGCGTCGCCCAGCGCATGCTGCTGACGCAGAAAGCGGAGAAGCCGCCGCACCTGCTTGCCATGACCGCGACGCCAATCCCACGCACGCTGACGCTCAGCCAATATGGCGAGATGGACGTGAGCCGGCTCGACGAGCTGCCACCGGGCCGCCAGCCGATCGAGACGCGCGTCATCTCCGAGGATCGCCTCGGCGAGGTCGCCGACGGGCTCGCCCGCCATCTCGCCACCGGCGCGCAGGCCTATTGGGTGTGCCCGCTGGTCGAGGAAAGCGAGGTGAGCGACCTCGCCGCCGCCGAGAGCCGGGCCGCGGCATTGCGCGCGCGGCTGGGCGATGCGGTCGGCCTCGTCCACGGGCGGATGAAGGGGCCGGAGAAGGATGCGGTGATGGCGGCGTTCGCCGCCGGCCGGCTCGGGCTGCTCGTTGCGACGACCGTGATCGAGGTGGGCGTCGACGTACCCAACGCCACGCTGATGGTGATCGAACATGCCGACCGCTTCGGCCTCGCCCAACTTCACCAGCTTCGCGGGCGGGTGGGGCGGGGCGAGGGGCGTTCGGTCTGCGTATTGCTGCGCGGGGCGATGCTCGGCGAGACGGCACGCGCGCGGCTGGCGCTGCTGCGCGAGAGCAATGACGGTTTCCGCATCGCCGAGGAGGATCTGCGCCTGCGCGGCAGCGGCGAGATCCTCGGCACGCGTCAATCGGGTGAGGCTGCGTTCCGTCTGGCGAATGTCGAGCAGACCTCCGCCTTCATCGGTGCCGCGACCGACGATGCCCGCCTGTTGATCGACCGCGACGGCGGGCTGGAAGCGCCGCGCGGGCAGGCGGCGCGCACCGCGCTCTATCTGTTCGAGCGCGATGCGGCGGTGGGGTTGCTGCATTCGGGGTGA
- a CDS encoding Crp/Fnr family transcriptional regulator — MRRDGRRMSRLLEAEFGTEPAFRRLSALTALDEPARTALQRAMNRARMVAARRDVLAEGAEINETLLVLDGWAARFRQLEDGRRQIIGLLLPGDLIGLCDQERPLASCSIVAITDLQLCVAPDRAASPTLARAYALSRALDEVHLIGHITRLGRLDAHERMIDLMLELLERMDLAGLTEGGQYALPLTQEVLADLLGLTAVHVNRTLQAMRRAGDIASHGRALAIANPPALYRRIARTSPRVSALERSATGRLNFMGGLT, encoded by the coding sequence ATGCGCCGCGACGGCCGCCGCATGAGCCGCCTGCTGGAAGCAGAGTTCGGCACGGAGCCCGCGTTTCGCCGTCTCTCGGCACTCACCGCGCTGGACGAGCCCGCCCGAACCGCGTTGCAGCGCGCCATGAACCGCGCACGCATGGTCGCGGCGCGGCGCGACGTTCTGGCCGAGGGCGCCGAGATCAACGAGACCCTGCTCGTCCTCGACGGCTGGGCGGCGCGGTTCCGACAATTGGAGGATGGCCGCCGGCAGATCATCGGCCTGCTCCTGCCGGGCGATCTCATCGGGCTGTGCGATCAGGAACGCCCGCTCGCAAGCTGCTCGATCGTGGCGATCACCGATCTCCAGCTGTGCGTCGCGCCGGATCGTGCCGCATCTCCCACGCTCGCGCGTGCCTACGCGCTCAGCCGCGCGCTGGACGAGGTGCATCTGATCGGACACATCACCCGGCTCGGGCGGCTCGACGCGCATGAGCGCATGATCGACCTGATGCTCGAGTTGCTCGAGCGAATGGACCTCGCCGGCCTGACCGAGGGCGGACAATATGCCCTGCCGCTCACGCAGGAGGTGCTGGCCGATCTGCTCGGCCTCACGGCGGTCCACGTCAATCGAACGCTTCAGGCCATGCGTCGCGCGGGCGATATCGCCTCGCACGGGCGGGCGCTTGCCATCGCCAATCCGCCCGCCCTCTATCGTCGGATCGCACGAACGTCGCCCAGGGTTTCCGCCCTCGAACGGAGTGCAACGGGCCGCCTCAACTTTATGGGTGGCCTAACCTGA
- a CDS encoding response regulator: MGRELTGKRILVVEDEYYIASDLKRLLTSADATVIGPVAALEAGLSLIECESLDAAVLDVNLEGIFSYAIADRLTERAIPYLFLTGYDDWALPAAYRPIPRVTKPFLERTMLLTVERLCAATAAA; the protein is encoded by the coding sequence ATGGGCAGGGAACTTACTGGCAAACGCATCCTCGTCGTAGAAGACGAATATTACATCGCATCTGATCTGAAGCGTCTTCTGACCAGCGCCGATGCGACCGTGATCGGGCCGGTGGCGGCGTTGGAAGCCGGCCTGTCGCTGATCGAGTGCGAATCGCTCGATGCCGCGGTGCTCGACGTCAATCTCGAGGGCATCTTTTCTTACGCAATTGCCGACCGGCTGACCGAGCGGGCCATCCCCTATCTCTTCCTGACCGGCTACGATGACTGGGCGCTTCCCGCCGCTTACCGCCCCATCCCGCGCGTCACCAAGCCGTTTCTGGAGCGGACCATGCTGCTGACGGTAGAGCGGCTATGCGCCGCGACGGCCGCCGCATGA